A single region of the Salmo salar chromosome ssa16, Ssal_v3.1, whole genome shotgun sequence genome encodes:
- the LOC106573621 gene encoding uncharacterized protein C11orf24 homolog: MTLHLLLVLGLFLLPCLSSHDISVSGVIACQKMTNQTQCLEACLQYATCDHPVFWKENYTCFFLKCPNGTNCNDISVDDLIRLQDKNISGLKCDAGPTTESSSSSSITSSEIYLNPTAPELTASNNANQITDTSTLNETDSTLYFRKDDGQAPISTAFMTMTAAPMPATKNDTFILSKTVSNASRGTTIPDIPHKSTVQTSETTTSVKQEPRTTTTPSALTSPPANPQMSTTALSTTNTTITTVVPITAMLLTIATTTHPTTTTTHPTTTTTIPPPTIPNITSPTTIDSSTVEKNPSPTSPEVPSSQATSRNAIVPSTFTVEVSTKRLDGDTNRAIIDVVAGGPLTRQLVDTSTLLAVLLFGLVFFLVTVVLFLTQAYESYRTKDYTQVDYLINGMYSDSGV, from the exons ATGACCCTGCATCTTctcctggtcctggggctcttttTGCTGCCTTGTCTGTCATCCCATGATATCAGCGTGTCTGGCGTTATAGCCTGCCAGAAAATGACAAATCAAACCCAATGCTTGGAAGCAT GCTTACAGTATGCGACCTGTGATCATCCTGTCTTTTGGAAAGAGAACTACACCTGCTTTTTCTTGAAGTGTCCCAATGGCACCAACTGCAATGATATCTCCGTCGATGACCTGATAAGGTTACAAG ATAAAAACATCAGTGGTCTTAAATGTGACGCTGGACCTACCACTGAGTCTTCAAGTTCCAGTTCCATAACTTCATCAGAAATCTATCTCAACCCCACTGCTCCTGAATTGACAGCCAGCAATAATGCCAATCAAATTACAGACACCTCTACCCTCAATGAAACTGACTCTACCTTGTATTTTCGTAAGGATGATGGGCAGGCCCCCATCTCCACTGCATTTATGACCATGACTGCAGCACCCATGCCAGCCACTAAGAATGACACCTTCATTCTCAGTAAAACTGTTAGCAATGCCTCCAGAGGAACTACAATACCTGACATACCCCATAAGTCAACCGTTCAAACCTCAGAGACAACCACTTCAGTAAAGCAGGAACCTAGAACTACAACGACGCCCTCAGCCCTGACCTCTCCACCAGCCAATCCACAGATGTCGACAACAGCATTATCAACAACaaataccactatcaccactgtAGTACCAATAACAGCAATGCTGTTAACTATCGCCACCACAACACACCCAActaccaccacaacacacccaaCTACCACCACAACAATACCACCACCAACTATTCCAAACATAACCAGCCCTACCACCATAGACTCATCTACAGTTGAGAAGAATCCATCACCAACCAGTCCGGAGGTCCCCAGCTCTCAAGCTACCTCCAGAAACGCCATAGTCCCTTCGACCTTCACTGTTGAGGTCAGCACCAAAAGGCTTGACGGAGATACCAACAGAGCCATTATAGACGTTGTTGCCGGGGGGCCTCTGACACGCCAGTTGGTGGACACAAGTACCCTATTGGCTGTCCTGTTGTTTGGCCTCGTCTTCTTCCTGGTTACGGTTGTCCTCTTCCTCACACAGGCCTATGAGAGCTACAGGACGAAAGACTACACCCAGGTGGACTATCTCATCAATGGAATGTATTCTGATTCAGGGGTTTGA